Proteins found in one Dermacentor silvarum isolate Dsil-2018 chromosome 8, BIME_Dsil_1.4, whole genome shotgun sequence genomic segment:
- the LOC119461980 gene encoding lipase member K-like, translated as MPHQSLGFILADNGFDVWLGNVRGTKYSRHVFLNKIYRKFWDFSLDEMIKYDLPAQIDWILRQTKENTLQFVGWSQGGGIMFGLLADKPEYNKKVKFFHAMAPAVFMGPHDGTSKKTD; from the exons ATGCCACACCAGAGCCTCG GTTTCATACTGGCTGACAATGGCTTTGACGTGTGGTTGGGCAACGTCAGAGGCACGAAGTATTCACGTCATGTCTTCCTAAACAAGATATACAGGAAGTTTTGGGATTTCAG CCTTGACGAAATGATTAAGTACGACTTACCAGCGCAAATAGATTGGATACTTCGCCAGACCAAGGAAAACACTCTGCAGTTTGTTGGATGGTCTCAAGGAGGTGGCATTATGTTCGGGTTGCTTGCCGACAAGCCCGAATACAACAAAAAG GTTAAATTCTTCCACGCTATGGCACCGGCGGTTTTCATGGGTCCTCATGACGGCACCAGTAAAAAAACTGATTAA